A DNA window from candidate division KSB1 bacterium contains the following coding sequences:
- a CDS encoding DNA-3-methyladenine glycosylase 2 produces the protein MQQNIATADEVNFEHTLWRFQAFGEDAANFFDGIIFRKVIHLNEDLTILSLKRNSHQILLGIDPVPKSESDLNQIIDISKYILGLNFPLQDFYEFTKSDPILSDLTKKFTGLRPTLTPNLFEALVTSITAQQINLRFAFSVRSRLVKAFGESIELKGQTYYAFPTPERLAMANPDFLKKLQLTTRKSEYIIGIAEEIATDKLNLAAFPGMPDDEISQTLLPMRGIGRWTVDWLLARGLGRGNAVPIGDLGVRKAIQKFYFNGEKKSEEELRKFASKWGEFSNLAIHYLLKGLMLGI, from the coding sequence ATGCAACAAAATATAGCAACTGCTGATGAGGTCAATTTTGAGCACACCTTATGGCGCTTTCAAGCTTTTGGGGAGGATGCGGCAAATTTTTTTGATGGCATAATTTTCAGAAAAGTGATCCATTTAAATGAAGATTTAACTATTCTTTCGCTGAAAAGAAATTCTCACCAAATACTTTTGGGGATCGATCCTGTCCCAAAATCAGAATCCGATTTAAACCAAATAATCGATATTAGTAAATACATCTTGGGTCTCAATTTCCCCCTGCAGGATTTCTATGAATTTACAAAATCAGATCCAATACTTTCTGATCTAACCAAAAAATTCACCGGGTTGCGTCCCACTCTTACACCTAATTTATTCGAAGCGCTGGTAACTTCCATTACTGCACAGCAAATCAACTTACGGTTTGCATTCTCAGTCAGAAGCAGACTTGTTAAAGCATTTGGTGAATCAATTGAACTTAAGGGTCAAACGTATTATGCATTCCCAACTCCAGAACGTCTAGCTATGGCTAATCCTGATTTTTTAAAAAAACTACAGCTCACGACGAGAAAATCAGAATACATTATTGGCATTGCTGAAGAGATAGCGACAGATAAACTAAACTTAGCGGCATTCCCTGGCATGCCGGACGATGAAATTTCCCAAACGCTATTACCAATGCGCGGGATCGGGAGATGGACAGTCGACTGGCTTTTGGCAAGAGGCCTTGGTCGCGGCAATGCTGTCCCGATTGGAGATTTAGGTGTTCGTAAAGCCATCCAGAAGTTTTATTTCAACGGCGAAAAAAAATCAGAGGAAGAACTAAGAAAATTCGCATCTAAATGGGGAGAATTCTCGAACCTTGCAATCCATTATCTACTGAAGGGTTTAATGCTGGGGATATAA